From the genome of Pseudomonas sihuiensis:
GCGTTGCGCCAGCGCCGACCTGCAGAAAGCACGCTTCGCCAAGGGCGCGCTGGCGGCCAAGGGCCTGATGTACTACCTCGACGATGTGTCGTCGGAGCAGGATTGGGAGCGCCTGATCCGCCAGAGCGTGCTGTCCACCTCGCGCATCCTCGACGGTATGCCGCTGCCATGGATCGGTATTCGTGGCATCCAGCACCTGGCCAAATGCGTTGAGGCGCTCGACCCTGCTCAGGCCAAGTACAACCGCCTGTACCTGACCCATATCGTGCGCATGCAGGAAGAGATCGGCACCGGCGGTGCGGGCTTTCGCTTCATGTACGCCAGCTTTTTGCAGGAGGCCGGCGAGAAGATCGGTGACGCCAGCCTGCAGGAGGCTTCGGTGCGGCTCACCTCGGTGGGCGACGACTGGCGCCAGTTCGCCTCGGCCTGCGTGCGTGCCAGCCGCAGCAAGGGCGAGGCACCGGACTTCAGGCCGATTGCCGACAGCCTGCGCACGATTGCCGATCAGGAGCGGGCATTGATGAGAGAGTTGGGCGCTTGGGCCAAGCGCAAGGGTTGAGGCTGGCCGCGGTGGGCTGAAGCCCACCCTACAGTTACCGAACCGCATCTGCAGCCCCCGTAGGGTGGGCTTCAGCCCACCAATGCCATCGATAAGTCAGGCTAGAGCTGCAGATGCAGGACTTCGATGCCTGCCGTCAGCCCGGCAAAGTCCTGTGCTTTCGTGGGCGCTTCGACCAACACCGCCTGTGCCTGAAAGTCCCCGTTCTCCTCGATCACCACCAGCAGCGCCTGATCGACCAGGCCGTCGCCGAGATCCAGGGCGGCCAGCGCCTGGAGTTGCTTCCAGACGTTTGGACCTGCGCCGATGAAAAGATTTGGACCTTCCAACCCGAGTTGTGAGGCGACGTGGAAGCCGGCAGCGTTACTCACGCTGTTGACGAACTCGAAGGGCTTGGGTTGGCGCTGATGCACACAAACAGCATCGAGCAAGGCGCCCATGGTGGCGCGGGCCGGATGCTGCGACGCCAGGTACAGGCCGCAGCGGCTATGTACCTGGGCTTTCAATGGCGCCGTGCAGAGCAGGGCCTGCAGGATCAGGCGGTCGATGCGCCGTGGCGGGGCAGCCAGCCACTGGCCCAGAGCGGTCTTGAGATCCTTGTCGGAGCAGCTTGCATCTCCGCGAACGCTGCAAGCGGCGATGACCGGTTTCATACCTGTTCTCCCGTGCAGCGCTGCAGTACCAGGCTGGCATTGTTGCCGCCGAAGCCGAAAAAGTTGGCCAGCAGCAGGCTGTCTGGCTCGATGGTCAGTGGTGCGCCATTCAGTGGCAGCAGGGCTTCGGCGGCGTAGTCCACACCTGGCAGGCTGGCGAGGTTTTCCACGAGCAGCAAAGTTTCGCTGAGGCCGCAGGCGCCCAGGGTATGGCCGAGCCAGGGTTTGAGTACGCACAGCGGCGGCAGCGCGTCGCCGAACAGCAGGCGCACGCCATTACTCTCTGCACGGTCATTGGCACCTGTGGCCGTGCCGTGCAGCTTCACCAGGCCGATCTGCCCGGAGTCGACACCGGCACTGCGCAGGGCCTCACGCATCACCCAGTCGATATGGCTGCCGTCCTCGCAGGTGGTGGTCAGGTTGCTGGTGTCGCAGGCGCTGAAGCCGCCGAGCAGCTTCGCCAGCGGCGCCTCGCCGGGCTCCCGTGCCAGCAGCGTGGCGGCATAGGCTTCGCCAAGAATCAGACCGTCGCGCTCAGGGTGGAAGGGCCGGTAGGCGCCGCTCGGGCTGGTCAGGTCGAGTGCGCCGAATCCTTGCTGGGCGATGGCACTGGGTGTCTCGAAGGCCAGTACCAGTACACGTTCGTAGAGGCCGGCGGCGAGCATCCGTGCGCCATACAGCAGGCCGTTGGCGGCGCTGGTGCAGGCAGTGTTGAGGGTGAAGGCGTCAGCGAAGCCCCAGCGTTGCTGTAGCGTGCGGGCCAGCAGGTCGAGTGTCGTCGAATGCTCCGAACGAAAGCCGCCTTCGCTTGCCACCAGCGTTTCCAGGTCATTGATGTCGAGGCTGGTGCTGGCGACGATCAGTAGGCAGTCGCTCAGGTCTTGCGGCTGTTCACCCAGTGTCTCGCCGATCAGGCGATCAAAACGCTGGTCGCGGCTTTCGCCGCTGTCGGCGACGCTCAGATAGGCGCGCGGTTGCTGCAATTCGTGCAACAGGAACGAGCTGGGAAGCGCACGTGAGCCTTGCCGCAGCGCATTGCCAGCACTGCGCAGCTCGACACCCAGCGCACTGTGCAGGGCGCCGCGCTGGAGGTAGATGGGTGTCACGGCTGCTGCCTGATAAAGGCCGCAATGCTGGCGATGCTGTTGAGAATACGCCGTCCATCCTTGGCGCCCTCGATGCGAACGCCATAGTGCTGCTGCAGGGCCAGGGACACCTGCAGAGCATCGAGGCTGTCCATGGCGATGCGGCTCTGCTGACCGAACAGCGGCTCGTCATCGGCGATGCTCTGCCAGTCGATGTCGTCTTCCTTGTCGCACTCACGGATCAGCAATTGCTTGAGTTCTTGTTCTAGTAGTGTGTGGTCCATTGCGTTTGCTGCACTCGTTTGCGGAACAGGTAAAGCCCGGCGCCGCCCAGCAGGATGGCGAACAGCAGAAGACGGGCACAGTCAGGGGCGATGTCGGCGAGCGTTCCCTGGCCCACCAGCAGGGTCAGGAAGGCGTCCAGCGCCCAGCTCATCGGCGAGATTTCTGCCAGTTGGCTCATGGCCTCGGGCATCACGCTCTTGGGCACCATGATGCCGCCGATTGCGGCGAGGATGATATTGAGGCCACCAC
Proteins encoded in this window:
- a CDS encoding BtrH N-terminal domain-containing protein, which gives rise to MTAFQHRQSAHCESGVMASLLTHAGLPMSEPMAFGLASGLAFAYLPIVKIGGMPLIAYRMPPRHLIKTLSKRLGVRLTSRTFSNPEQGRVALDAALDSGRLAGLQSSVFWLPYFPPEMRFHFNAHNLLAYGRDGDEYLLSDPVFEAPVRCASADLQKARFAKGALAAKGLMYYLDDVSSEQDWERLIRQSVLSTSRILDGMPLPWIGIRGIQHLAKCVEALDPAQAKYNRLYLTHIVRMQEEIGTGGAGFRFMYASFLQEAGEKIGDASLQEASVRLTSVGDDWRQFASACVRASRSKGEAPDFRPIADSLRTIADQERALMRELGAWAKRKG
- a CDS encoding beta-ketoacyl synthase N-terminal-like domain-containing protein, which translates into the protein MTPIYLQRGALHSALGVELRSAGNALRQGSRALPSSFLLHELQQPRAYLSVADSGESRDQRFDRLIGETLGEQPQDLSDCLLIVASTSLDINDLETLVASEGGFRSEHSTTLDLLARTLQQRWGFADAFTLNTACTSAANGLLYGARMLAAGLYERVLVLAFETPSAIAQQGFGALDLTSPSGAYRPFHPERDGLILGEAYAATLLAREPGEAPLAKLLGGFSACDTSNLTTTCEDGSHIDWVMREALRSAGVDSGQIGLVKLHGTATGANDRAESNGVRLLFGDALPPLCVLKPWLGHTLGACGLSETLLLVENLASLPGVDYAAEALLPLNGAPLTIEPDSLLLANFFGFGGNNASLVLQRCTGEQV
- a CDS encoding acyl carrier protein: MDHTLLEQELKQLLIRECDKEDDIDWQSIADDEPLFGQQSRIAMDSLDALQVSLALQQHYGVRIEGAKDGRRILNSIASIAAFIRQQP